CCCACAGCCGGTCTCGCCCGCGGGTCTTCCCAAGCTCGTGACCGCACCGATCCTCTACGTCGGCGGCACCGACGATCGCAGCGCCGCCCGCGCGCGGGCGCAGCTCGCAGCCGCGCGCGGGACGCGCGGGGTGTCGATCGAGCTCGACGACGTGGCGGGGGCCCGCCACGGCTTCCTCGCGCGGGACCTGGGGGCCTACGACCTGGCGCGGGCCGAGGCCGCCTGGGCGCGGATCCTCGGGTTCGTCAAGCAGCAGCTGCTTCCCCCGCCCCCGAAGCCGCCCGTCCCCCCGACGGTCAGCGCGGCCGCCGTGCTGCCCCGGCCCCCGGCGCCGTCGGCAGCCGCGCCGGCGCCCCCGGCGTCGGCGACCTCTGCCCCCCCCACGACCGCGCCGCGTTCGATCTGAGCGGGCGGTGCGGTCCTCAGCCCGGGACGTTCGAGGCGGTCTCGACGAGCTCCTTGGCCGCCCGCGTGAAGCGCATCAGCTTGGCGAGGTTGCCGCGCACCCGGAACGTGCCATCGAGGATCGCCTTCACGGGGTCGATCTCGTGGCGCATCAGGCGCGCCCAGTTCTCCGGGGAACCCTCGTAGACGAACTCGGCCGCGACGCTCCGGGCGTCGGCGTGGTAGTGGGCGGCGCGGCAGGTGCCGCTGGCAAGATCGAGGAGGACCCCGGGCGCCGGGGCGTTGGGATCCTCCGGCTGCACGCGCAGCAGGATGTCGCCCGCCCAGGCTCGAGCCGCCTCGGCGTACGCTGCATTCGCATTGATCGCCCGCTGGAAAGCGCTCGCCCACTCCGCGGACGGGAAGGTCATGGCGGCGGAGCGGCGGCGGCCGATTTAGGGCTTCGGGTCAGCTGTCCGTGTACTCGTAGAAGCCGCGGCCGGTCTTCCGGCCGAGATGCCCGGCGGCGACGAGCTGCCGCAGGAGGACCGACGGCTTGTACTTGGGGTCGCCGAACTCGCGATAGAGCGTCTCCGCCACCTCGAGCGACACGTCCAGCCCGACGAGGTCGGCGAGCTCGAACGGGCCCATCGGCATCCCCGCGCCCGCCTTCATCGCCGCGTCGATGTCGCGCGACGAGGCGAGGCCCTCCGCCAGCGCCGCGCTCGCCTCAGCGAGGACCGGCGCCAGGACCCGGTTCACGACGAACGCGGGCGACTCCTTGACCCGGATCGGGACGAGCGGGTAGCGGTGGTTCTTCAGCCCGCCGAGGAACTCGATCGCGTCGGTCACGACGTCCTCGCGCGTGTCGATGCCGCCGGCGACCTCGACGAGCGGCAGGGTGTACGGCGGGTTGAAGAAGTGCATCGCGAGGGTCTGCCGGACATGGCCGAGGCTCCGGGCGAGCTCGGTGACGGACAGCGAGGAGGTGTTGGTCGCCAGCACCGCGTAGTCCGGGATCTTCGCGTCGAGGGCCTCGAGCACCGGACGCTTGACCTCCGTTCGCTCGAAGACCGCCTCGATCACGAGGTCGACGTCTCCGAAGGCATCGTAGTCGGTGACGCCGTGGACGCGGCCGACGACCTGGTCGGCCCGCTCGCGAGAGAACTTCGGGGCGAGCTGCTGGGCGATCCGAGCGCGCTGGGTGTCGGAGAGCTCGCCGGCGAGCGCCGCGATCCGCTCGATCTCCCGGGGCGCTCGCTCCGCCTGGTAGCGCACGAGCTCGTCGACGATCGCGCGGACCCGCCCGAGCCCCCTCTGGACGAGCGCCGCGTCGACGTCCTTGAGGACCACCTCGATCCCGTTGTAGGCGAGCACCTCCGCGATCGACGCGCCCATCGTCCCGGCCCCGACGACCCCGGCCTTCGCGACCCGCATCGGCTTCCGGCCTGGGAGCACGGGCGCGCTACATAAGCGGGCGCGGCCGCCCTAGCTGCCGGAGAGCGGGCCGCCCGGGCCCCGGCCACGTCGACCGAGGTCGGTCATGATCTGGTCGAACTGCTCGCGGGTGATCTCCCCGCGGGCGTAGCGCTGGCGCGCCATCATGACGGCCGGGTCGGGTCCGAGGCGGCGCGGGCCGTAGCCTCGTCGCTGCGTGCGCGAGCTCCACCAGGCGATCCGCAGCACCATGAAACCGACCCAGACGATCAGGAAGATGACGAGGAATCCCCCGAACAGACCGAACCCTGGATGCGGGCCGTACGGGCTCGGCCCGAAGAACCCGTCCAGGTAGAGCAGCACGAGGATCCCAACCACGGCGATCGCGGCGAGCGCCACGCCGACGAACAGCCAAGCGCGGGACGGTCGACGGTACTCGGCCCCCGCGCCTCCGCCGTAGGGCCCTCCGTACATCCGCGAGGCTCCTCCACGAACAGCGGAGGAGGGCCTATCTGAAGGCTTGCTCCGGTCGGTCCGCTCCGGGCGGGACTCCGGCGCCCGCCGGGCCGCGTGCGAACGGACCCGGGCCTCGGCCCCGAGCGAAGAGTTAAGGCGCCGACCGGGCTCGAGAGGCCCGCGCGGGGATGGCCCAGCCCGGTAAGGCGCAGGATTGCTAATCCTGTGGTGATTTCACCTCGGGGGTTCAAAGGGGCGTCGGACCCTGCCGACGCCCGGAGCGTCCCCCTCCCCGCGTTCGCTCGGGCTCAGCGCGCGGGCTCCGACCGGGCCCGATAGACCGCCCCGTCCCGACGCACGGAGACGACCGTAGCGGGCGCCGGTGGCGGGCCGTCGACGACGGCGAGCAGGCGGACGGACTCCGGCAGCTCGACGAGCGCGATCCGGTGCGGGGCCGGCCAGCCGGGGGGCGGGTTCGTCATCTCGGTGGACGCGAGCACGGTGCCGAGCGGGTCGGCCTCGTAAGGGTGGACGTCGGTCGATCCGCAGCGCGGGCAGGGCCCGTCGGTGGGAACGAACCGGGCCCGGCACGCCTCGCAGCGGCTGAGCTCGACGCGCGGCTCGCTCACGGCCCCTCGCGTCCGAGCAGGGTCACGAAGTTGTGGGCCGCGATCCCGCTCATCGCGTGCGCGAGACCGACGCGGGGGGCGCGTGCCACCGCGTGCCCGCCGGCCTCCCCCCGCAACTGGAGTGCGACCTCCGCGACCTCCGCGAGACCGCTCGCGGCGACCGGATGCCCCCGGCCCACGACCCCGCCGCTCGGGTTGACGGGGATGCGTCCGTCCAGCGCGAACTCCCCGTTCGCGAGCGCGTCCGGCGCGGTGCCGGGCGGCACGAGACCGAGGTCCTCGGCGTGGATGTAGAGGAAGGGACTGAACGCGTCGTGGACCTCGGCCACCTCCACCTCCTTCGGAGCGAGGCGGGCCGCGTCGTAGGCGCGCTTCGCCGCGACGCGGCTCGCCCCGAACGTCGTGAGGTCGTCGCGGTCGATCAGCCGCAGGGCCTCGAACCCCTGGCCGAGCCCGAGCACGGTCGCGGGCCCCGCGCCGCGCTCCAGCACGAGCGCGGTCGCCCCGTCCGAGATGGCCGAACAGTGCAGCAGGCGCAGCGGCGCGGCGACGTAGCGGCTCTGAGCGATCTCCGCCGTCGCGATCGGCTTTCGGAAGAACTGCGCGGCCGGGTTGCGCGTCGCCATCGCGCGCGCATGCGCGGTCGCCGCATCGAGGACCTCCACCCCGCGACCGAAGCGCTGCAGGTAGCGCTGAGTGACGATCGCGGCGAGGCCGGGCATCGTCGCGCCCGCCGCCACCTCGTCCGGGTGGAGCGAGGCCGCGAGGTCCCGCGTGTTCTCCAGCGTCGTGCGGTCCGTCATCTTCTCGGTCGCGACGACGAGCGCGCGATCGAAACGCCCGGACTCGATCGCGAGCGCGGCCGCGTGGAACGCCATGCCCCCGGTGCCGCTCGAGGAGTCCACGCGGAATCCCGCGGCCGACTCGAGCGCGAGCCGGCCGGCGAGCCGGGGCAGCAGCGCTTCGCGGCCGTGCGGCCCATGCGAGAACATCGACCCCACGACGAGCAGATCGACCGGTCGGCGGCCGATCCCCTCGAGGGCGAGGCCGGCGGCCTCCGCCGCGAGCTCGACCTGGGACTCGGCGCGCTTGCCGAAGCGTCCGGTGCCCACCGACGCGACGTGGACGCTCATGAGGCGAGGGGGGGCTCGAGCAGTTCGCGCACCGTGCTCAGGAAGCGGGAGAGCGGCATCCCTTCCTGCCAGCGGAGGATCCCGTTCCCGGAGCGGGTCGTGTTCACCGGCGGAAGGCGCCGGCAGATCAGACGGAGGACGCCGCGCTCCGGCGGATCGCTCGCGAGGAACAGCCGCCAGGGTTCCTCGCCCCGACGGCCGAGCCGACGGTAGGCGTAGAGGACCGTCAGCCCGACCCGCCCGAC
This region of Thermoplasmata archaeon genomic DNA includes:
- a CDS encoding SCP2 sterol-binding domain-containing protein, which encodes MTFPSAEWASAFQRAINANAAYAEAARAWAGDILLRVQPEDPNAPAPGVLLDLASGTCRAAHYHADARSVAAEFVYEGSPENWARLMRHEIDPVKAILDGTFRVRGNLAKLMRFTRAAKELVETASNVPG
- a CDS encoding 3-hydroxyacyl-CoA dehydrogenase family protein — protein: MRVAKAGVVGAGTMGASIAEVLAYNGIEVVLKDVDAALVQRGLGRVRAIVDELVRYQAERAPREIERIAALAGELSDTQRARIAQQLAPKFSRERADQVVGRVHGVTDYDAFGDVDLVIEAVFERTEVKRPVLEALDAKIPDYAVLATNTSSLSVTELARSLGHVRQTLAMHFFNPPYTLPLVEVAGGIDTREDVVTDAIEFLGGLKNHRYPLVPIRVKESPAFVVNRVLAPVLAEASAALAEGLASSRDIDAAMKAGAGMPMGPFELADLVGLDVSLEVAETLYREFGDPKYKPSVLLRQLVAAGHLGRKTGRGFYEYTDS
- a CDS encoding OB-fold domain-containing protein; this translates as MSEPRVELSRCEACRARFVPTDGPCPRCGSTDVHPYEADPLGTVLASTEMTNPPPGWPAPHRIALVELPESVRLLAVVDGPPPAPATVVSVRRDGAVYRARSEPAR
- a CDS encoding thiolase family protein, which gives rise to MSVHVASVGTGRFGKRAESQVELAAEAAGLALEGIGRRPVDLLVVGSMFSHGPHGREALLPRLAGRLALESAAGFRVDSSSGTGGMAFHAAALAIESGRFDRALVVATEKMTDRTTLENTRDLAASLHPDEVAAGATMPGLAAIVTQRYLQRFGRGVEVLDAATAHARAMATRNPAAQFFRKPIATAEIAQSRYVAAPLRLLHCSAISDGATALVLERGAGPATVLGLGQGFEALRLIDRDDLTTFGASRVAAKRAYDAARLAPKEVEVAEVHDAFSPFLYIHAEDLGLVPPGTAPDALANGEFALDGRIPVNPSGGVVGRGHPVAASGLAEVAEVALQLRGEAGGHAVARAPRVGLAHAMSGIAAHNFVTLLGREGP